Part of the Leptotrichia trevisanii DSM 22070 genome is shown below.
TGTAATTTTAATAGTTACAGTTATTGTAATTGGAATCGAAATTCTGTCTAACAAACTTAGAAAAGAAATGATGTAAAACAAATTAACAGAAGGAAGGTGAATTTTCTTTTGGAAAAAATAAGAATTAAAAAACTCACAAAATCAAAAATTTATTTATACATAACCTTGTCCCTATTGTCAATTATTACAATTTATACATTAGTCACAATGGATTTTGGCGGTGTAAACATTGGTGAAGCGACTGGACATTTTTTTAAAGATTTAGGAACAATGTTCTTTTCTCCCAAGCTATCTGAAAGAAATACCTTTAATCAAATTTTGTTTAGTCTTGCGGTAACAATTGCCTTAGCTGCACTTACAACAATTATAGGTTCATTCATAGCACTGTTTCTATCTTTCTTTGCAGCACAGAATTTATCAGGCAGATACATTTCCAGAACTATAAAACTAGGAATATCATTTATCCGTGCGATTCCAACAATATTATGGGTTATGGTATTTTCAGTAGTGGCAAATGTCGGTGTAGAAGCAGCGATTATCGGAATGACTTTTCACAGTGTCGCCTACCTTGTAAAAGCCTACTCCGAAAGCATTGAAGAAATTGATAATGGAATCATTGAGGCTCTCAGGGCAACAGGTGCTTCATTCTGGAAAATAATATTTCAGGCTGTATTGCCAAGCACTATTACATCCCTTTTATCGTGGACATTTATCCGTTTTGAAATAAATTTTACAAATGCTGTATTAGTG
Proteins encoded:
- a CDS encoding PhnE/PtxC family ABC transporter permease gives rise to the protein MEKIRIKKLTKSKIYLYITLSLLSIITIYTLVTMDFGGVNIGEATGHFFKDLGTMFFSPKLSERNTFNQILFSLAVTIALAALTTIIGSFIALFLSFFAAQNLSGRYISRTIKLGISFIRAIPTILWVMVFSVVANVGVEAAIIGMTFHSVAYLVKAYSESIEEIDNGIIEALRATGASFWKIIFQAVLPSTITSLLSWTFIRFEINFTNAVLVGAAAGAGGIGYDMFMSGSMYFDIREIGVFVYLIFGVAIILELISYLLKRKYLKN